Sequence from the Cervus elaphus chromosome 19, mCerEla1.1, whole genome shotgun sequence genome:
GATGGTAGAAGAGAAGCAGCCTGAGGTTAGGCTCCTGTATTGAACTTTGTTAtcagttaaaataaaaagtgcTGCGATGTGGTTAAACATCAGAGGCCAAGATTTTAATAATACAGCTGATTAACACTACTTGGAAACaaacatgaagttaaaaaaaaaataaaatgacctgaCCTCTTAATGTTTTTCATAATCATTTAATTCTTTAGAGATCTCTTAAGCACCAATCTGTagttgaaaaggaaaaatcttcTAAAACTTGgcaattattcacattttacttctgtttttagtCTTAAAAGTGAAGGGATACTATCTTTTATTTCACAAATTATCTTTAAAACTTCTTTGAGTTAGCTTCCCAAACATGAATATAAACAACACAAATTCAATCAAATCTAATCCTACCACAAAAAAACCACCACCTGTGTCTTAGAGAAAGTGACTCCCAGATGGGTGGGAATTAGTAAGGGCATGGATTGATTccacagaatatttattttatgattttattgtgattggaTCAGGTCTGAGATGAGGGAAATGGAAACAGCCTTGTTATAAGGAATCACATGTTATAACACTTCTAATTCAAACTAAGCTTTTTTACAGGAAAATTACAAATGTATGAGTGTTCTAAGAGCTGACTATATACTTTCAAGTTCATATTTTCTCCCAACAGATTTGATCTTTTGCCATCATGTAATCCAGAGAAAAAGAGTCACTTTTCCCATATCAGGCATAATGGGAAACTGCACAGCCCCAAGAATACGGGGGCAAGGAGTGCTCTTCTTGGACCAACTAGTAAGTCAAAGGTGACCTACGTCACCACTTAATGTGTTTCTCTACGACATGAAATCAGACTTGATTTTAGACCACGTAGTCAGGCTTTCCTCTGGATGTGAAACCAGTAACAACAGCAacagtgtttttttctttattcttttttattctcaaaCTGATTGTTAATGAAAAAAACATGGAACAGTTAACTGCAACTCAATTAGTCTTCTCTTTCCAACTCAAGCACTGAAATACGATactccttttcatgatattcTGGCCATCATGTTCGTTCGTTCTTTTTTGGCTTCAGAGTCCTTTCTGAAAGGAAACATGCTACCTGGCATTCTATATTACTCCAAATTTCCAGGCAGAAAAATGAGACAAATGAAGTGGCATCTAAAAATACCAgggattatgtttttaaaaacaagacaataattttcttattcttgCTTTAATTCTTCTCTACATtaccacaatgaaatatttatcaaagTCCAAGAGATTATTGATATACAATAATGAGAACACATTAACGGAGCTATTCACCATAAATTCATCACTGAAGTAACTGGAAAAAAAGTTTATTCTGTTTATGCAGTATTGAAACCAAAACATTCAAACATCCATAAAGTGTAAAACTCTaagtattattaaataataattaataactcTTTAATACTGCAACATCTTGAAATATCTTCCAAATGACCAAAAACAGATTAAACTTTGTTCAGAAataacttcagtttcttttacacagaactgtgtatttaaaaaaactagTAATCTATGAAGATATACACAAAACCCTGAACTGACTAGATGCCTCATGAATAATACTGCACACTGTTTTGTTGTTATGGATAAATGAGCTTATAATTCAATGAAACCCATTTAAGAAGCTCTAGTCTGTAGAATGACATGTTCAAACTGTTTGGCCctattagttttatttaaaaaaaacttcccaTTCCTTTATAAGATTTTAATTCCTCTGAATATCACTTTTAAAAGGCTTGACTTGATTGTTGTCATAATAAACCACAGGCCAAGTGCAACCCTCCAGTCTCCAGTCTATAGGCTCTACATGAGTTTCAGCTTTGTGTAAGCCACACAGTGACCTTCTCATGGGTTTTTCATTGGCGATTTCATAGTCTAACGTTAACACTTTCCACAAAGTATCCCTCCCTTCTCTAGGCTTGGGTAGAATGTCAAATTAATAATGACACGTGGTGTTCCTTAGCATAACCTGCCAAAATGTGAtgatttccttggaagaaaagccatgggCTGCAATCACACGCCTGAGCTGACAGACATCCAAATGGAtcctatataaaaagaaaaggttgGTGTCTTCTGGAATATGAATGTCCACTTTTAATAAATTCAAACAGATCCCAACATAAACATCTTCAAACTTGATGGGTTTTACGTGACTCATCATTTCATAGATTCTCGGCACCAAATCTCTGGACATTATATAACCCAACCCACTGCAGTAAGGCGGGAACACCTTGAAGGGATATTCCTGGTATGAAATATGGGTTTTCTGGTAAAATCCTCTATAGGAATAATTATCAATTAGAGGATAACCTGTGAAAAACTTCTCTGAGtggtttaaatttaaaagatacttcACTAAATTGCCAGTATTGACGAAAACATCAGTGTCTGTCTTCATGATATACCTGGCGTTGGGGCAAAACTCAGTTACCCACCTAAACGCCATTATGGTTTTCAAGGTCAGATTATTGTATGTGTCTAAAAAATCCTGTCGTATTATGTCCCCATAAAGGAGGTGTTCATCCTCTAAGGATAATGCTAACACTTTGTCTTCCTTTTCAGCCTGTTGGCCtaataagaaaaatgtaagaaCTTCATATCCCCACCAAGACTTCTTTTCACCCCAGGTAACTCTAATGGCCTGCCTGGCTTTCACATCTGAGGGGTGTGACGTCACCAGGATGACAAGAAATGGGTTTTGATGAGAGCAGTTGGAATGCTCTCGCAGTGTGAAGCGGAAGTCTTGTCTGTAAATGGGCTCATACTCATAGAAGTACATCCAGTTCACACGCTCTATCACATTGTAATGCGGCAGGCTGAGGTACCACATCACCAGGAAACTCAGCAGCGACAGCAGGAGGAGGCTCCATTTCAGGGATCTGAGTGACATCCTAGCCGGAAGAGTGGTCAGGAGTGCCGGGGCCATTCACAGACGCTCAGAAGCATGCAAGCCTCGGGTTCTGGAAGATTTATCAAAGATCCGCTTAGTATGCCATCACCTGAAACACATTTCCAAATGATACCTGATCAcctccttaaaagaaaaagaatcaggaaAACAAATGCATCAAAGCAAAACCAGATACCCTGACCTGAGTCTACTTAGCTTCATTTAACTATAAGCAAATGGAAACCCACAACCAAAAGTGTATTTCAGCATTTTATATCAAGACCAATGTTAAAAACATATTCTTAATTATTTGGGGGAAATTAATACTTCCTGCTTGACATAAATAACTGTTGAAataattcttcttttttataacaGTAGAGAagcaatttgttttatttttactgtagatttattttttaactccACTCCTCCATTACTCATCTCTTTCTGTCCCTCTGGATATCCAGGATAAAATCATTACTGCAAAGAAATATTATCAGCAACAAAACCATTAATGTGAAGAGATATTATCAGTGACATGTCCAAGGGTCTTTCAGACAGACCAAGGGTCTTTCTTAGCTGTGGGATCTGACATGATTCTAGCAAATCTAGAGTAAGAAAAGGGCTACAATTATTCTTGGTGACCTGCTTGATATGGGATGAGATAAAGTGGAGATACTTCCCCTGAAAGGCGAGTCTTCTAAACATAAACAGAATAACCATCTCTGGGGTTTTTAAATGAACAAGGCTATGAAATAGCTTTTTCTTGCCTCAAATACCACCCCTGTCTCCTTTCTAACTCACTTGCTGAACTCAACGATCAGTCTGGACAGCAAGTGCTTAAATTAAAGGTCTGTCTGCAGTAGGAGTTTTCATGTGTTTCCCATTCTAATCTGTTCAGAAATcctgcagaggatgggatggaATCTCCTAGAACTCTCACTTTAACACAGAAATTCCATCTGAGACGAGAAAACGGAGTTAGGAGACATGGTGCGTTCACATCTCAAGCTCAGCTCTGTTTTGGATCTCAAGCATGAGGTTGGTTTACAATTCGGGACcccacagggctttcctggtgccaAGACCATGGGCCTCAGTCCAAAGGCATTCATGCACTGTTATTAGACCTTCTACATCCGCAGACTGCACCAGGCACTAAGGAGGccaaaggaagaaggaatgggaGGAGAACAGATTCCAAGACAACACATAAACATGTCACAATAATGGAGTACAAACTGTTTACGGCAAGTGCCAAGGGGCTTCAGAGTAAGACAGATCACCTAACACAAAGGGCAGGCTGAGGAAGCTTCTTGATGATGACCTTTCACCTACAATTATCTGGGGGAAGGGCTCCTGGGAACTCAGAATTTGCCATGGAGGACATACATTAATGTGATTACTTAGAAAGACTGGTTTACCAAGGGTTCTACCCTTGGGTTTATCTTAGGTCTTTGGACACACAGATCTTCtgtctcttgaaagtgaaagtgcaagtcgctcagttgtgtccgactctttgcgactccacagactatacagcccatggaattctccaggccagaatactggagtggatagccttttccttcaccaggggatcttcccaacccagggactgaacccaggtgtcgagcattgcagccagattctttaccagctgagccacaagggaagcccaagaatactggagtgggtagcctatcccttctccagaggatcttcccaacccaggaatccaactggggtctcctgcattgcaggcggattctttatcaactgagctatcagggaaacccctctTCAGTctcttactatatataaaaatgacaGGATCTCAAGACTCCTCCTTTCCATCTGGCCATATCTTAGCTGTCCTGACTACTTCTGGCCACAATAATCTTTCCTATTTctaatgttttttatattttaagtcacATAGTACAGTGGAATGCTTCAGCAAACTCTCTAGTTTGGTTTCATGTTTGTTTATGTGCCCTGCCTTTCCACTTATATCCTATGACCTTATTGGCAAaggatgtttttcttttcacaagCGTCAAAGTagttgcttaaaactcaacatgaaaaaaaccgaagatcatgccatctggtcccatcacttcacagtaaatagaaggggaaaaggcagaagcagtgacagattttattttcttgggctccaaaatcactgtggatggtgactgaagccatgaaattaaaaaaacgctTGCTCATTGGAGGgaaaactataacaaacctacacaccatattaaaaagtagagacaccactttgccaacaaaggtctgtatagtccaagctatggtttttccagtggtcatgtatggatatgagagttggcccataaaaaaggctgagtgctgaagaattgatgctttcgaattgtgggggctggagaagactcttcagagttccctggactgcaaggacatcaggccagtcaatctcaaaggaaatcaaccctgaatattcattggaaggactgatgctgaagctgaagctccaatactttggctacctgatgtgaagagctgactcactggaaaagaccctgatgctgagaaagtttgaaggcgaaaggaaaagagggcggcagaggatgagatggttcgacagcatcaccgactcaatggacatgaatttgagcaaactctggaagataatgaaggaagagagaggagcctggtgtgcggcagtccatgagcaaagagtcagacacgacttaacgaccaaacaacaacaaagtacaaGACGGAGACAGACCTACGGAAGAAGTGCAATGGACATGACGTGTGATACGACATTTCTATTTGTATAAGGATAAAATATAGGTctgcccatcccaccccatccttccttctccccattaATATCTTACCCAGCCAGTTCCCAGAGAAACCTGAAACAGAACAGACCTTGAATGAGAATTATGGAAGAAATTAATATCTTCTTGCTCTCCCCCCTCACCTGCCCACTAGACAGGGCATAACCCTAGGGGGCAAGCACCATCTAATCTCAGCCACTGATGCCTGTACATTAATTACAACTGTTATCAAGTGTCAGTTTTACATCTCATTCTAATGAATCAACACATTATAACAAATTACGGACAAATAGAAGGATCCTGAGTAATGCACACACAGCAATGGAGGCCCAGAGACTCTTCAATAATGGGAAGAATTCAAAACAGCAAATATTACTATAAAAGTTATCCTATAGGCATTCTACAAGCCATAGTTGACAAATGTGAAATTGTGTCTGTATTATTACATCTACTGTAATAATGTAATGTATTAGATGTATTACATCTATTATGGGCCTATGAACAAaatagcagaaaaaagaaaaggaatggtCTATTTCAAAAGTGGGGGGAAGGTCTTTCAGGCCTGGCTGGAACAGACTTCAGGTTACCCACAACACAGGTGGCTCCAAAGGTGAAGACTAGAGTCCAAATCCAACTCTGTTCTTTACCAACCAGGGCAAGCTCGGGGCATGTTATTTCTCTCTGGAagccccagtttcttcatctctgcaCTGAAGATGTCAATATGGTGTGAATTAGTGACAGTGTGTGCAAAGCATCTGGCTAGTGTCAGTACACAACAAACAGAGGCTGTCATCACGAGCCATATTCCACCCTTGGCATCTGTTACTTCCTGTTTATGTTCATTAAACTGATTTTTATTGTTGAAAGGGACTGTCCTAAAGAAATTATCTTGTGAATTGTTCTTAACTTGAAGAAATGTATGTTTCAAAGCCATAAACAGATTTCTATTTCTCACCTTCTTTCCTGGTTTTTCTCTTCTGAGTGAAAGACCTCCAATTTCACCAACTGAGCATTTGATAGCAAGTAGCAGTCAAAATAATGCTTGCAATTTCTGTAAGATATACAAGAAGCTTAACAAGCATTTACTTATGGGTCAGGGGATCAGAGgtcagagagggaaagggaatCCTGTTCCCTATTCcaatttctttctaaaatgaaacATGTGCTGAAAAAATAGTTAAAGAAAACCCCACCAGTTCACAGAATTCATAAAGTTCATGGATTTATCATGAAGGGCACTTGGTATTCAAGATGCAAACCCTCTAGGTCCTCACGTTAGCTGGTGTTTTATGTCTTCTTACCACAGCTCCACTTCCCCTGATAAAGAACTCAGGGTCACTAAAAGAAGTGAAACACAGAACTTCTAAGAGACATTTTGCTTCTATCCTCTCTTTACTTCTATTTCACGCATGTACATACAAGGTAACCCAGACATGAGACTGTCAACTTCTTCCCAATCCACTCTTTCCCCCTCTGAGCCTCCGACTCTGCTCACAAATACCCAAGACACATTAGTAAACTGAAAACCATACAGCACATCTCACTTCTTGCCACGATTCAGGATGTTCAATGTACCTTGATTTTTATCAGTCAAGTTTAAAAGGCCGAACAGAATGTGAGAAACAGGAAGGtagtgatatatatacacatatcatatatatatcacTCCTTATACCAAAAACACTCCAAATAGGTTAAAGATtctaaatgggagaaaaataaactggtaagagcattaaaagaaaatatgagagaaCATTCTAATAATTTTGAAGTGGGGAAGAACTTTCAGCTATCCCATGTAAGGAAACAACCCAGAACTCATAAAGGAAATTTTgatcaaataaaaatttcaaaaaattcttGAACAAGGTTGAAAaccaaaaaatcaaaaaacagtaacataataaaaagcacaaagttgaaagattaaaaaaaaacaacaggataTTTATAATAAAGAACTTATAAGCCAGATAAGAAAAAGGTCCACACAGCTTAATAAGCAATGGATAAATGCAAAAAGAGAATAAATGAccaaaaggaaaattttcaaaatagttaCAAAAGATCGATAAAACAAGAAAAGGTACTCAAACTCAGTAAGATACTCAAATGATAGTAAGCAGGGATATTGATAAAAATCTCAAACTGGaaacttaaagggaaaaaatgacaaTACTTAGTTTGTGTGAGGATAAGGGGCATTCTTGGACACTTTCTGGagagaaatattaaatatgtataaaaaaggTGAATGTGCACGCTCTTTAATATCACTGCACGCAATTTAtcttaaagacattttcaggaaACTGTGCGTActttatagaataaaaataattttaaagcctCACAATAGGGAactgattaaataaaattatgacaCATCCATACAATAGTATGTGCATGCTATGTTGCTTCGattggtccaactctttgcgaccgtatggactgtagcccgccaggctcctctgtccatgagatcctccaggtaagagtactggatgggttgccatgccctcctccaggagatcttctcgaccctATACATCTATTCAATGTTATATACAATGATGTTCATTTAAATTCCCTTAATAATTACTAAGTGAGAAATGCAGTAGCAAAACTGCATATATAGTAAGATTCCTTTTGAAACATGAAAAGACAAGTCTCTATAAATCCATATAGCTATACATGCAGAGGAAGATGTGTTCTAGAAGGATGTGTTCCAATATGTCAACAGTTTCAATTCTGTGGGATTTCtggaaagatttctttctttcctcttcttttcttatcATTTGAATTTTCCACACCATTTGTGCACTGTCTTTGCAAAtagataaaaacaaagtaaaacaattGGACTTCATGCTTGCATGTCTCAAATTTCTACTGAATGGTAGTAACCGAAGTTGGCAGTTAGGGCCGCTAATTTCATCTTATCCCAGCTGCTCTTCTCCCAAGGAGTGAGCAAGTACAATTCATGGTATTTCTAGTAGGTATTCTCTTTTATCTTAGAAAATATGATCTCAATACAGtaagtgatgctttttaaaatccattcaaaACACAGTAATTCTAATATAACTCTAATAGgatatatattgggcttccctggtaactcagatagtaaagaattcgcctgcaatgcaggagacttgggtttgatccctgagtggaaagatcccctggagaagtattactccagtactcttgcctggagaattccatggacagaggagcctggtgggctacagtccatgaggtctcaaagaatcagacacaactgagcgactaacactttcattttcaggagGTATATTAGCTAATAATAATagcattatatatacacacaaaacagTTTATAAAGTGTTTCAACAAATATTATTAGTTACCCCCAATAACTCTATACTGTGGGCCAACTGGTTTTATTGTACATAATTTACAGGTGAATGTTAGAGAGTTCAGGTGAAATGAAGATGAACTAACAACATTCTGAAACAGATCAGGACTTATAAAGTGCACAAACTCTAGCTAAAAGAAGTATCAAGGGAATGTATTTTAGTATGAAGAAAAATGATctcaggaggaaggaaaggaatgcAAGAAACAAAGGTAAATAAAGAGACtattgaaagataaagaaaactaaCAAATACACAGAGTAAAGGAGAGCACAAAAAGTACTTTTTGGTGTGGTTAAAAagtgaatccaaaaaaaaaaaagtgaatccaAAATACTATATAAAAGTGACATGGTTGCGTAAAGAGAGTTTCACTTAATGCATATTAACCTTCAGAGTGACCATTGAAAGAACAGATACAGAACATATACATTTCCACACagattaagaaataaaagaaacaaagcaagCTAATAGTTCAAcagaggacaggagaagaggaaaaaaaaaaaaggcagagaaaatgcATGGCAAATGGAAAAGCACAAGAGAAGATGGCAAAACTAAATTCAAATGTATCATCAgagtaaatataaatgtaaactcACCTACTGAAAAACAGAGACTCTCAGACTGGCTTAAAATTCTGCTATATACTGCTTATAAGACACATgcctaaaacaaaacaagagaagatggCAAAACTAAATTCAAATGTATCATCAgagtaaatataaatgtaaactcACCTACTGAAAAACAGAGACTCTCAGACTGGCTTAAAATTCTGCTGTATACTGCTTATAAGACACATgcctaaaacaaaacaatacaaaaatttaaagcagtgctaaggggaaggttcatagcattacaggcttacctcaagaaacaagaaaaaagtcaaataaataacctaactctacacctaaagcaactagagaaggaagaaatgaagaaccccagggttagtagaaggaaagaaatcttaaaaattagggcagaaataaatgcaaaggaaattttttaaaaatcaggaaaatgcCCATCAGAAATCTGCTGTGGTTATTTATTAACACCATGTATTTTAAATAAGCAGCATTTTAAAGGGACAAGGCAGGCTTCccgtggtggctcagtcataaagaatctgccccccaacgcaggggacatgggttccacccctggtccaggaagaccccacaagccacagagtaactaagcccgtgagccactaCTGAGTCTGCGCGCCAAAACCATGAGGCCACAGCTAcggagcccatgcactgcagctagCGAAGCCCTGAAGCCCAGAGCCTGAGCTTTACAGGAGAAGCcccacgatgagaagcctgcacgctgcagctggagaggagcccacacaccacaactagagaaaagccacagCAACAAAGCTCAGCCAGAAGtgaatttaaaaatgagtattaattaattaaaaaagagacaaggagatTTTGTTGCTAAAGGAACCATCCAAAAAGATAATTTAACAATCATGAAGCTACCTAAAGATAGAAACATAggctcaaaatatataaagtaaatccTGAAAAGTGTGagtaaaatggaaaaatctaTAATTCTAATAGGAGATTTTTAACAAATCTCTCTAAATGGCTAATAGATTACAGCAGACAAAAAACTGGGATATGAGTGTTTCAAATAACATTATTAATATTACTAATAGTCTTGATTTAGGACTTTTCATTCAATTATAAAGAACAGGAATATTCTTTTCAAGACCAcatgaaaacattaattaaaaaactgATCATATTAGGTTATACAAGCTGTctctaaaattcaaaattcaatttAACACAGGCCCCAGTCTGATCACAGTActattttcatttacatattataatatgtacaatatataatacaatatacaatatatatacaatataatatatattatatgtataatattatttcatatatattgttTAACTACAAAAACATAActtgaaaaacacaaacaaaaaaacaaacctgtatGGAAGCTCAAAACTCTCACAAAACCAACTTTTGTTTAATCCATAAACTTAAACAGaacacttggagaaggcaatggcaccccactccagcactctcgcctggaaaatcccatggacagatcaGCCTAgtaggcagcagtccatggggtcgctaagagttggatacgactgagcgacttcactttcacttttcattttcaagcattggagaaggaaatggcaacccactccagtgttcttgcctggagaatgccagggtcgggggagcctggtgggctgccgtctatggggtcgcacagagttggacacgactgaagcaatttaccaGCAGCAGCAAACAGAACACCATAGTGCTAACTACAAAATATCTGCAACTGAATGCCAGCGATTTCAATTTCAAGGAGGCAGCTATAACATCAACCCCTTCCTTAAAACTATTAGGGAGAAGACAAGTAAattttgattgttgttgttttggtgtCAAAGAGTGATCAGTGGTTCAGGAGAGGCAGATAGCTCCAAGTGAAAAGGAAAAGCTCTTCTTTATAGAAAAATGACAATCATGAATGTAGGCAGAATGacagaataagaaaattattatGTTGCAATATTTCATCAAATTACTGATTAAGGCAATGATTATCAGTGTTTTAATCATCAAACAAAAGATTGATGGAGAATTAGACATTGTATGGTACCAAAGTAATACAACAAAGACTACTTCTTACTTGTAAGGactgaaaaaagataaaattcacaaTGGAGGAATCAAACTGCTACCACTCTCATTCAATCATCAATCTCAGCACTATAAATAGTGAAACACATATCATGTGTTTCCCAATGAGATACAATGAAGTGTACATCCTA
This genomic interval carries:
- the B3GALNT1 gene encoding UDP-GalNAc:beta-1,3-N-acetylgalactosaminyltransferase 1, which codes for MAPALLTTLPARMSLRSLKWSLLLLSLLSFLVMWYLSLPHYNVIERVNWMYFYEYEPIYRQDFRFTLREHSNCSHQNPFLVILVTSHPSDVKARQAIRVTWGEKKSWWGYEVLTFFLLGQQAEKEDKVLALSLEDEHLLYGDIIRQDFLDTYNNLTLKTIMAFRWVTEFCPNARYIMKTDTDVFVNTGNLVKYLLNLNHSEKFFTGYPLIDNYSYRGFYQKTHISYQEYPFKVFPPYCSGLGYIMSRDLVPRIYEMMSHVKPIKFEDVYVGICLNLLKVDIHIPEDTNLFFLYRIHLDVCQLRRVIAAHGFSSKEIITFWQVMLRNTTCHY